In Aliarcobacter faecis, a genomic segment contains:
- the soxB gene encoding thiosulfohydrolase SoxB, which yields MSKLSRREFVYMMAILGAAPVFANSHTRMVETSKKLEDYYKLKPFGNARFIHMTDSHAQLLPVYFREPSVNLGLFSNLGKPPHIVGEKFLDYYGIKGNKRLEYALSCVNFEENAKVMGKTGGFAQIKTVVDFLRDSFGKDKTLFLDGGDTWQGSATSLWTRGKDMVGALNLLDVDICVGHWEFTYTAEEVLENVKALKAEFLAQNVFVKEDALMNDAPAFDEDTGHAFKPYTIKQMGNARVAIIGQAFPYTTIANPQRFIPDWTFGIYDDSMQKLVDQIRDEEKPDAVIVLSHNGFDTDKKMAEVCTGIDFIMGGHTHDGVPEAVPVTNSKGVTYVCNAGSNGKFLNVLDLDIQNGKIKDFKFTLLPIFSDLVPEDKEMKKYIEDVRLPYLKELTRPIATTEETLFRRGNFNGSWDQIICDALIEVKGAQISLSPGFRWGTSVLKGQTITFDDLMTQTAMTYPETYVRDIKGSDLKDILEDVADNLFNEDPFYQQGGDMVRTGGISYKIDPKAKMGSRISDIVLTKTGEKIDASKSYKVSGWSTVGSKSEGEPVWETVETYLKNIKNISNLKIDTPDIVGVKGNPGII from the coding sequence ATGAGTAAACTAAGTAGAAGAGAGTTTGTTTATATGATGGCAATCTTAGGAGCTGCTCCTGTATTTGCAAATTCACATACAAGAATGGTAGAGACTTCAAAAAAACTTGAAGATTATTATAAATTAAAACCATTTGGAAATGCAAGATTTATACATATGACAGATAGCCATGCACAGCTTTTACCTGTATATTTTAGAGAACCTAGTGTAAATTTAGGTCTATTTTCTAATTTAGGAAAACCACCTCATATTGTTGGTGAGAAATTTTTAGATTATTATGGAATTAAAGGGAATAAAAGATTAGAGTATGCACTTTCATGTGTGAATTTTGAAGAAAATGCAAAAGTTATGGGGAAAACAGGTGGTTTTGCTCAAATTAAAACAGTAGTTGATTTTTTAAGAGATAGTTTTGGAAAAGATAAAACTCTATTCTTAGATGGTGGGGATACTTGGCAAGGAAGTGCTACATCTTTATGGACTAGAGGTAAAGATATGGTTGGAGCATTAAATTTACTTGATGTTGATATTTGTGTTGGACACTGGGAGTTTACTTATACAGCTGAAGAGGTTTTAGAAAATGTTAAAGCGTTAAAAGCTGAATTCTTAGCGCAAAATGTTTTTGTAAAAGAAGATGCTTTAATGAATGATGCTCCAGCTTTTGATGAAGATACAGGGCATGCTTTTAAACCATATACTATTAAACAAATGGGTAATGCAAGAGTTGCTATTATAGGACAGGCTTTCCCATATACAACTATTGCAAATCCACAAAGATTTATTCCTGATTGGACTTTTGGTATCTATGATGATAGTATGCAAAAATTAGTTGATCAAATAAGAGATGAAGAGAAACCAGATGCTGTAATTGTACTTTCTCATAATGGTTTTGATACAGATAAAAAAATGGCAGAAGTTTGTACAGGTATAGATTTTATTATGGGTGGACATACTCATGATGGTGTTCCTGAAGCAGTTCCAGTTACAAATTCAAAAGGTGTAACTTATGTTTGTAATGCAGGATCTAATGGTAAATTCTTAAATGTCCTTGACCTTGATATTCAAAATGGAAAAATTAAAGATTTCAAATTTACACTTCTTCCAATTTTTTCTGATTTAGTTCCTGAAGATAAAGAGATGAAAAAATATATTGAAGATGTAAGATTACCATATTTAAAAGAGCTAACAAGACCAATTGCAACAACTGAAGAGACTCTATTTAGAAGAGGAAACTTTAATGGTTCTTGGGATCAAATTATTTGTGATGCTTTAATTGAAGTAAAAGGTGCACAAATTTCTTTAAGTCCTGGATTTAGATGGGGAACATCAGTTTTAAAAGGTCAAACTATTACTTTTGATGATTTAATGACACAAACAGCTATGACATATCCTGAAACTTATGTAAGAGATATAAAAGGTAGTGATTTAAAAGATATTTTAGAAGATGTTGCTGATAACTTATTTAATGAAGATCCATTTTATCAACAAGGTGGAGATATGGTAAGAACAGGTGGAATATCATATAAAATAGATCCAAAAGCTAAAATGGGAAGTAGAATTTCTGATATCGTTTTAACAAAAACTGGAGAAAAAATAGATGCTTCTAAATCTTATAAAGTTTCTGGTTGGTCTACTGTTGGATCAAAATCTGAAGGTGAACCAGTTTGGGAAACTGTTGAAACATATTTGAAAAATATTAAAAATATTAGTAATCTTAAAATTGATACTCCTGATATTGTTGGAGTTAAGGGAAATCCTGGGATTATTTGA
- a CDS encoding thioredoxin family protein, which yields MRFIFIFLVFILSLYASYEDGRKVFEEKCISCHKEYIPLNLIKENFFEKDNSLLNLKTPTANMIVWAMMDGPNKIGDPNEPDIQVLEIEKFLKEYLENPDRFNSICDDTVMSYYDNKPSMKGELTNQDYIDLSYYFLDYKTNLKEDLVVKEPLFKSDEERQFLEKAKNEAKKIIVYATSKTCFFCKKMDRDVLSLSEVKDFSDKNYIFIEVDMDNSSLPFDLQKNYKKITPSFFIVDENGNLNNQYPGSWSKKDYIDILKKNVR from the coding sequence ATGAGATTTATTTTTATATTTTTAGTTTTTATTTTAAGTTTATATGCAAGTTATGAAGATGGAAGAAAAGTTTTTGAAGAAAAATGTATTTCTTGCCATAAAGAGTATATACCTTTAAATTTAATAAAAGAGAATTTTTTTGAAAAAGATAATAGCTTATTGAACTTAAAAACTCCAACAGCAAATATGATAGTTTGGGCTATGATGGATGGACCAAATAAAATTGGAGATCCAAATGAACCTGATATTCAAGTTTTAGAAATAGAGAAATTTTTAAAAGAGTATTTAGAGAATCCAGATAGATTTAACTCAATTTGTGATGATACAGTTATGAGCTATTATGATAATAAACCTTCTATGAAAGGTGAATTGACAAATCAAGATTATATTGATTTAAGTTACTACTTTTTGGATTACAAAACAAATTTAAAAGAGGATTTAGTTGTAAAAGAGCCTTTATTTAAAAGTGATGAAGAGAGGCAATTTTTAGAAAAAGCAAAAAATGAAGCAAAAAAAATTATAGTTTATGCAACTTCAAAAACTTGTTTTTTCTGTAAAAAGATGGATAGAGATGTTTTATCTTTAAGTGAAGTAAAAGATTTTAGTGATAAAAACTATATTTTTATAGAGGTTGATATGGATAATTCATCTTTACCTTTTGATTTACAAAAAAATTATAAAAAGATAACACCTAGTTTTTTTATTGTAGATGAAAATGGAAATTTAAATAATCAATATCCTGGGTCTTGGTCAAAAAAAGATTATATAGATATTTTGAAAAAGAATGTAAGATGA
- a CDS encoding MOSC domain-containing protein — protein MNNIGRVIEIFSATKDSSGLPRPKVENLNLIEDYGIEFDKFAGKKLDQTVMIVGLKSYEIAKYSGIELVFGSLGENILLDFDPHNFEVGTIFKIGNALIQTTQICTVCNHLNVFAEELPNLLKGHRGVYCKILKSGMIEKNMKVEIYNV, from the coding sequence ATGAATAATATAGGAAGAGTTATAGAAATTTTTAGTGCTACAAAAGATAGTAGTGGACTTCCTAGACCAAAGGTTGAGAACTTAAATTTAATAGAAGATTATGGAATAGAGTTTGATAAATTTGCAGGTAAAAAACTAGACCAAACAGTTATGATTGTGGGATTAAAATCTTATGAAATAGCAAAATATAGTGGTATTGAGTTAGTTTTTGGAAGTCTTGGTGAAAATATTTTATTGGATTTTGATCCTCATAATTTTGAAGTTGGAACTATATTTAAAATAGGGAATGCTTTGATTCAAACAACACAAATTTGTACCGTTTGTAATCATCTTAATGTTTTTGCCGAAGAGTTACCTAATCTTTTAAAAGGGCATAGGGGAGTTTATTGTAAGATTTTAAAATCAGGAATGATAGAAAAAAATATGAAAGTGGAGATTTATAATGTTTAA
- a CDS encoding DsrE family protein, translated as MFKKMFLILCLVGFAFSQTKFSEPQPSFEAPRKVVYSLYVGDVNTVSHTIGSMYNILKEYPSESLKIVVVAYGKGLRALKKDYDKATQDRIKSLMEYDVEFVACRNTMETMGWKESDFIDNISYTQAGIVEVIERQVDGYIGITAY; from the coding sequence ATGTTTAAAAAAATGTTTTTGATTTTATGTTTAGTTGGATTTGCTTTTAGTCAGACAAAATTTAGTGAACCACAACCTAGTTTTGAAGCTCCAAGAAAAGTGGTTTATTCACTTTATGTAGGAGATGTTAATACTGTTAGCCATACAATTGGTTCTATGTATAATATTTTAAAAGAGTATCCATCTGAGAGTTTAAAAATAGTAGTTGTTGCTTATGGAAAAGGACTTAGAGCTTTAAAAAAAGATTATGATAAAGCTACTCAAGATAGAATTAAATCACTTATGGAGTATGATGTAGAGTTTGTTGCTTGTAGAAATACTATGGAGACAATGGGTTGGAAAGAGAGTGATTTTATAGATAATATCTCTTATACTCAAGCTGGAATTGTTGAAGTAATTGAACGACAAGTTGATGGATATATTGGAATTACAGCTTATTAA
- a CDS encoding alpha/beta hydrolase — MLKKSLILVSILFANIAFANISKEDCEKKGEDFIFAKNECINFKEFEGEKSGLNIIVHGTWDEGTDIIARYSPFAEDISMSSEVTTLALALPGYSKSSSNSLKAIGSKTEKNLAAKKEYAEFFVELVEALKEKFDNPKITIIAHSAGCMLSATAIGLKPNLVDNLVCAGGVYDIHKKVPEDKSLISVIDVIDNISKDTKIAIVYGTQDDISTPQMSKEFYELAKKKGLNVELVEAKDAPHMELEMTKEAKEIIEKYLEE, encoded by the coding sequence ATGTTAAAAAAATCGTTAATTTTAGTATCAATTTTATTTGCAAATATAGCTTTTGCAAATATCTCAAAAGAGGATTGTGAAAAGAAAGGTGAAGATTTTATCTTTGCAAAAAATGAGTGCATAAACTTTAAAGAGTTTGAAGGTGAAAAGAGTGGATTAAATATAATAGTTCATGGAACTTGGGATGAAGGGACAGATATTATTGCAAGGTATTCACCTTTTGCTGAAGATATTTCAATGAGTAGTGAAGTTACAACTTTAGCTCTTGCCCTTCCAGGATACTCAAAAAGTTCATCAAATAGTTTAAAAGCTATTGGTTCTAAAACAGAAAAAAATTTAGCTGCAAAAAAAGAGTATGCTGAATTTTTTGTTGAGTTAGTTGAAGCTTTAAAAGAGAAATTTGATAATCCAAAAATAACTATTATTGCTCATAGTGCAGGTTGTATGTTAAGTGCAACAGCTATTGGACTTAAGCCAAATTTAGTGGATAATTTAGTTTGTGCTGGTGGAGTTTATGATATTCATAAAAAAGTTCCAGAAGATAAAAGTTTAATAAGTGTAATTGATGTAATAGATAATATCTCAAAAGATACAAAAATAGCTATTGTTTACGGAACACAAGATGATATTTCAACTCCTCAAATGAGTAAAGAATTTTATGAACTGGCAAAGAAAAAAGGTTTAAATGTTGAGCTTGTTGAAGCAAAAGATGCTCCACATATGGAACTTGAGATGACAAAAGAAGCTAAAGAGATTATTGAAAAATATCTTGAAGAATAA